The following are encoded together in the Hydractinia symbiolongicarpus strain clone_291-10 chromosome 14, HSymV2.1, whole genome shotgun sequence genome:
- the LOC130625863 gene encoding transcriptional regulatory protein AlgP-like — translation MKLLFAVAFLTVLAVTLAEDGDKGKCGKELRECLRALRPSGAPTRPTRRPRPSGRPSGRPSGRPSGRPSGRPSGRPSGRPSRRPRPSGRPSGRPSGRPSGRPTRRPAVVACFKKFKACRKA, via the exons ATGAAGCTTTTATTTGCTGTAGCTTTTTTAACTGTTCTTGCAGTGACTCTCGCCGAGGATGGAGACAAAGGCaag TGTGGAAAGGAACTCCGAGAGTGCTTAAGAGCACTTAGACCTTCTGGAGCACCAACTCGACCAACTAGACGTCCAAGACCATCCGGACGACCATCTGGAAGACCATCTGGAAGACCATCTGGAAGACCATCTGGAAGACCATCTGGAAGACCATCTGGAAGACCATCTAGACGTCCTAGACCATCTGGACGACCATCCGGACGACCATCCGGACGACCATCCGGACGACCAACTCGTCGACCAGCTGTTGTTGCTTGCTTTAAGAAATTTAAAGCTTGCAGAAAAGCCTAA
- the LOC130625920 gene encoding gamma-glutamyl hydrolase-like: MYLLRILISCFAFTLTSQKNEKVNERPIVGVAVMEITDEDLVQIYPALVGKHYVPASYVKLIEMTGARVVPISPLMSNETVEYIFNSVNGLLFPGAGNNLSDTGYFYLTKKLFQLSMKANKAGVVFPLMGICRGFQALVVHVEGNQKPLIVTDSFDLATTVRWDVEELRKHSFLSAMPKKMIRDSEKDPITAHFHQFSVTPKSFKHSSKLNSFFRVLATSSDRKGTEFVSAVQAKKFPFYGIQFHPEKTMFEWATTINIPHSPQAIRLGQFVANSFMDNVRRNKRSFGNSSIERKYLMEQYELMRTDDLDSHAPFREIFII; the protein is encoded by the exons ATGTACTTACTTCGTATACTCATAAGCTGCTTCGCATTCACCTTAActtcacaaaaaaatgaaaaagttaatGAACGCCCTATTGTGGGCGTTGCTGTTATGGAAATTACAGATGAAGATTTAGTCCAAATCTATCCAGCGCTAGTTGGAAAGCATTATGTTCCAGCTAGCTATGTAAAGTTGATCGAAATGACGGGCGCTAGAGTGGTTCCGATATCCCCTTTAATGTCCAATGAAACAGTGGAATATATTTTCAACTCTGTTAACGGCTTGCTATTTCCAGGTGCCGGGAATAATTTGAGTGATACCGGGTATTtctatttaacaaaaaagcttttccAGCTTTCTATGAAAGCTAATAAAGCTGGTGTTGTTTTTCCTCTTATGGGTATTTGTCGTGGTTTTCAAGCACTTGTTGTGCATGTCGAAGGGAATCAAAAGCCTCTTATCGTAACAGATTCTTTCGACCTAGCTACCACTGTAAGATGGGACGTAGAAGAGCTAAGGAAGCATTCGTTTCTCTCAGcaatgccaaagaaaatgatACGAGATAGTGAAAAGGATCCCATAACAGCGCACTTTCACCAATTTAGCGTCACGCCAAAATCATTCAAACATTCTTCCAAACTGAACAGCTTCTTCAGAGTTTTGGCTACAAGTTCGGATCGCAAGGGGACGGAATTCGTCTCAGCCGTGCaag cTAAAAAGTTTCCATTTTATGGTATCCAATTTCACCCAGAAAAGACTATGTTCGAATGGGCCACAACAATAAATATTCCGCATTCTCCACAGGCTATTCGACTTGGTCAGTTTGTGGCCAACTCCTTTATGGACAATGTTCGGCGAAACAAAAGGAGTTTTGGCAACAGCTCTATTGAACGAAAATACCTTATGGAACAATACGAGTTAATGAGAACAGACGATCTTGACAGTCATGCGCCATTTCGAGAGATATTCATCATTTAA